A region from the Mya arenaria isolate MELC-2E11 chromosome 2, ASM2691426v1 genome encodes:
- the LOC128220749 gene encoding uncharacterized protein LOC128220749 — protein MLGSALTVNGSKRHLPIQYCSVYWYVTSCLLLMTSAIMLVTSASIPRWLRMDCNRPGNIRRVHDYALWYLIVCKEDVCQTWSYTSVRTNTQSTERPLYDDSDVSSSSVVADLRLSKGQMVGTEIEITAAFLLELLTFSIMLRLSIKSRRTSIISQRFHLSRRERARHADVCLHCSAFLAAIVAAVCIFIPFERFAEINRKLSTIDVHTGCSISTPFGIIVLGFSGLALVLSAIFNVRIIYSRVSQGCTANGDDVMDDENRKMVALVAMESKDNNLKGYADPMLPGYSNIDTETEVT, from the exons atgcTTGGTTCAG CGCTAACCGTTAACGGATCAAAGCGTCACTTACCCATACAGTATTGCTCAGTGTACTGGTACGTGACGTCATGCCTTCTGTTGATGACGTCAGCAATAATGCTGGTAACCAGCGCATCTATTCCTCGCTGGCTTCGGATGGATTGTAACAGGCCGGGGAACATTCGACGTGTCCACGACTACGCTCTGTGGTACCTGATCGTCTGTAAGGAGGACGTCTGTCAGACCTGGAGCTACACAAGTGTACGGACGAACACACAGAGTACAGAACGACCACTGTATGACGATTCCGATGTGTCGTCATCTTCAGTGGTTGCTGATCTCA GACTTAGTAAGGGTCAAATGGTCGGAACGGAAATAGAAATCACTGCAGCCTTTTTGCTAGAACTGCTGACCTTTTCCATTATGTTGCGGCTTTCAATAAAGTCCAGACGAACGTCAATAATAAGTCAGCGCTTCCATCTGTCCAGACGTGAGCGTGCACGTCATGCAGACGTTTGCCTTCACTGCTCCGCATTCCTAGCAGCCATTGTGGCAG cGGTATGTATTTTCATACCATTTGAAAGATTTGCAGAGATAAATCGTAAGTTATCGACCATAGATGTGCATACTGGATGCAGTATTTCGACGCCTTTTGGAATCATTGTGCTTGGCTTTAGTGGGCTTGCCCTGGTTTTATCTGCTATCTTTAACGTGAGGATAATTTACTCGAGGGTTTCTCAAGGGTGCACCGCCAACGGCGATGACGTCATGGATGACGAGAACAGAAAGATGGTCGCCCTTGTTGCAATGGAATCaaaagataataatttaaaggGATACGCGGACCCGATGCTGCCTGGCTACAGTAACATCGACACAGAGACTGAAGTGACCTGA
- the LOC128215642 gene encoding uncharacterized protein LOC128215642 has translation MHRATERRWVNFFLFMLVSAVVFQLLGFVLPNWLRAHFMWSRRRAAQDYALWYVTQCEGVNWTCTIRSYHRLYDWTRGKYIFDGIELLLDADIVASAQVLYTLGLLLLLVAFLPLTVRRRLIVSKRTKADPANYGLLTVAGFAFFSGLFVMIAAGKMGTASVEHRNGRGAPVALGFAAAGGAIALMTGIFVLMRVFLKGYCPDCTPVSRDIDMHETTNQVDVMVSTEKTDVLRRQSDPIP, from the exons ATGCACCGGGCGACCGAGAGACGATGGGTGAACTTCTTCCTCTTCATGTTGGTGTCGGCGGTGGTATTTCAGCTGCTAGGCTTTGTGTTACCCAACTGGCTGCGCGCACATTTCATGTGGAGTCGGAGGCGAGCGGCTCAGGACTACGCGCTATGGTACGTGACGCAGTGTGAGGGCGTCAACTGGACGTGCACCATTCGTTCCTATCACCGCCTGTACGACTGGACCCGCGGAAAGTACATCTTTGACGGCATAGAGCTCT TGCTGGATGCAGATATAGTGGCATCAGCCCAGGTGCTTTACACGTTGGGTCTGTTGCTCCTCCTGGTGGCATTCCTGCCCCTTACGGTGCGCCGAAGGCTAATCGTCTCCAAGCGCACCAAAGCCGACCCCGCCAACTACGGTCTTCTTACAGTCGCTGGTTTCGCTTTCTTCTCCG gcCTATTTGTGATGATTGCCGCCGGAAAAATGGGTACAGCGAGTGTAGAGCACCGGAACGGACGTGGCGCACCTGTCGCCCTGGGGTTTGCTGCCGCAGGTGGAGCCATCGCTCTCATGACAGGCATATTCGTCCTAATGCGGGTGTTCCTGAAGGGCTACTGTCCTGACTGCACACCGGTGTCACGTGACATAGACATGCACGAAACAACCAATCAGGTGGATGTAATGGTGTCAACGGAAAAAACGGATGTCCTCCGTCGCCAAAGCGACCCGATTCCGTAG